The nucleotide window TGTCCGGATGGGGAGCGCTGAAGCGCAACTACGAACCTAATCCCGCTCGAACAGCATGCCCTGACTGTGTTCGTGCTCCTCAGGCGGTTTTTCCACACTCTCAGAGCCACCATAGCGAGCGAACCGAGTCGACAGGCTGCGTTCGTTGGAACCGAGAGTGGCCTGACAGATGGTACCCCAGGTTGCCACGAGATGTTCACAGGTTAGCAACCGAAAGCCAACTGCGTGTCAGGCAGCTTGTCGGTGTGTGGCCAGATACGCGCCCGGCGACGCGCCCACGCCGACACGACGGGCTCCTGGAGCCCGCCATCTGGCCTCGCGGGAGGAAGGCGATGAAGCGACCACCGCTCGTGGTGATTGTCGTCCTCTTGCCACTGAGCTTGACAGAGGCAGCCCTGGCCAGAGGCTTCAAGAAGCCGGCGGGCGCCGGAGCACGCAAGGTTCCGCTCCATAACACTGAAGCATTCACCTGCTCGGAAGGAGCCCCGGACTTGACCGGCGACGAGTTTGAGTTTGTCAACCCCAACACCAATTGGTCAGGCGATGTGAGCGTGGCCGTGTCGCTCAAAGCTGCGACGCCTGATTCAGGCTATGACATCTGGGTCAATCAGGCTCCAGGTGGCTGTCCACTTGAAGAGGCCACTCAAGTCGCGGCTCTGCACACCGACGAAAACGGGTATGGCAACGTCAACGTCAAGGTGGAGAAGGTTGCCGGAGCCGCTCGTTTTTGGGTGTCGGCTGTGGGAGGCAACCTGGTGCTGCTCAGCCGGGCGATACAGCTCGACTGATCGCGGCTCGAGCAAGGCAGCAGACTAAAGCGAGGGAGGGGGAACTCCCCGCCTTCGTGTTTGCATTTCCGGCAATTGATGGTATACTGGTCAAGTAGTACAGCGGCATCCTCGCACCACCATCGGCCCCACGAGTCGCTGCGGCGTCATCGGCCTCGCTCTCTCTCATTGAGAAGGAGGATGATCATGTCCAGCAGGCGTCGTTTCTGTGCGGCTCTGGTCGCGGGTCTTGTGCTGTCGAGCATTTCGTTCGTGGTAGCCCAGTCCCCCGTTTCAATCAAGCTCGAACGTGCGCGCCTCGGGCAGGTCATGCTTAACGCTGCCGCAGACGCTACCGTCGACAGCTCCTTTCCAGACACGCCATTGGGAGCCTCGCGCTACTTGGTAGCAGGGTACTTGTCTCGGCCGCTGGCCATCCAGCGAGCCTTTGTGCGCTTCGACTTGACGCCCCTTGCCGGAGCCTCCATCGATCAGGCCCGGCTCGAGCTGTACCTGGACAGTTGGACGGGCGCCGCCTCCACGCTGATCAGCTACTGCCAGGTACTTGGCACGTGGACCGAAGGCACCATCACCTGGAACTACAAACCTTCATCAGGCGGTATCTGCGGGCAGAGGGAGGTGGGTACCAGCAGGGGGTGGGTCGCCTGGGATGTGACAGCTCTGGCGCGAGCGTGGTTACAGGGGCCGAATTATGGACTGGTGCTCAGCGCGGCCGAGGGTTCAATCAACGCGACTCGCACCTTCTTCAGCTTGAACAATGGCGAGGGCGCGCCACGCCTGATCGTCACCTACTCCAGTCTCACTCCCACTGCCACTGCGTCGGCCGCGGCGACTCTTACACCAGCCATCACTCCCACGCGCACCTCCACCGTAACGCCAACCCCCGGCGGGTGGGCTGCCCTGTATGCCCCATCCACCGCCTACGCCGGCGGACAGGTGACGGTCGCTGGCGTAGGCTGGCCAGCGGGCGGCGCCGTGGTTTTGGAGCTCGTGCGCGGGCCAGACCGCCGTTCGTGCGGCTCGGGCGTCGCCGCATCCAATGGCACACTCAAGGCCACTTGCGGCATTCCGTCAGACTACCCGGTGGGCAACGTTACGCTGAGTGGCACGTCCGGGGCAAAGAACGGAAGCGCCTCCATGACTATTCTGGCCGGCCCACTGTTGACGCTCTACCCGACGTCCGGTCGCCCCGGCACCGCGGTCTCTTACTCTCTCAGCAACTGGCTGCCCGGCGCCTCTTGGCGTCTTGACTATGCCGGAGCGCCAGTGTTCGGTCCAGAGCCTCTGAGCGCAAGTGCCTTTCAGAGCAGTTTCCTGGTTCCGTCCGACCGACCGTCGCCTCTGGGCAGCGTCTGCGAGGTGCGTGCGTCCATGATCGTGCTGGGGCAGACTGTGGCCACCGCTGCGGTCACCTTCCAGTCGCTTTCTCCTCAGATTGTGCTGCCCTACTCGCTGAGCGCACTCACGCTGCCCGCAGGGCGCATTGCTCCCGGCCAGCAGTTCACTGTCACGGGGAAGATCAGCCCGGCTCCAAGGGGCCCGCTCAGTCACTTCCGCCTCAGCGCGATGTGGGAGGATGGGGAGGGTCACCACTGGCCCGTCGGCATCGATCCGGCGATCGGGCCAGGGGGGTACTACACGATCTCCATTCGCGCCCCGACGGTTCTTGGTGGAGATGCCTGGCCTCTGGCCAACGCGGGAGACACCCTTCGGGTCAACCTTCTGGAGCAAGGGCGAAGCGGCTGTGTCTCGGCCTGGGCAGCCTGGCCACAGCACGATCCGCTCGAGTTGGTGATCCGGCCTTACGATGTGGAGACCGGTGGTCCCATCGCAGCGCTGGTGTCGCACTACCCGGCACCAGAAACAGAAACCGAAGGCCCGCTGATGATAGAGTACTACCACGGATCCAGCCAGATCACGGATTTTTCTTCGCACGAGGACTCTGGCGCGGGTCAGGACGCGTTGGCCGACGCCATGAAGTGGCGGATCATGTGCGGCGAGCTCGACCACCTGACTCAGGTAGCCACCGTGATCGGGGCCAGCTTTGCTCCCCTGCACCCGGAAGAGCCCTATCTGCAGCCGCAGGATTTCTCGCTACTGCAATTGGCCGGCTCCCAGTGGACGCTTGTCCAGGCAGGACCCGGCGCAGCAGCTTCTTCGGCTGCCTCTGCGGCAATCCAGCCCTATGTTGAACCCTCAGCAGCCAAGGGGACCAGCGACCCCACCCCGGGCCGGGAGCGCTTTGTGGTGCTGGTCGACGGGCTGAAGTTGGGCTACGGCTACCAGGGCAAAGGCGAGGTGTACCAGTTCTATCTGTGGTACCACCCCCTGGTCGGCTACGAGGATATTCACGGCAACCCGATCCAAATGCCGATTCAAGTGCCGATGGTCAAATTCAGTTCGGGAGTCATCCAGGCATATCTCACACTCCAGGGGGCGAGCTTCTCGGGCGGCGAGTGGTATCTCATCGACTTGCGCCCCATCGGAGGGTGGTGCAACCTCGGCATGCTGCGATTGTTCGAAGACCCGGAGAATCCCTGGAAGCTGCAAGACGTGCAGCTCATGTACAACGGCCACGAACTGGGCTCGTTCCAGAAAGCGGGCGAAGGTGGCTACGGCACCGATTGCGAGGGGAATCCCGGCAAGTTCGCCACCGTGTGGGAGAAGGGCCTGCCCTACCCCGACGACAATCTCGTCGAACCCGGGGTGACTCACTATGCCTTCGGCATCCGTCTGGTCACCGTGCAGGGAGCCAGGTATGAGCACTACTGGAACATCAACCTGAGCCCCATTCCAGCCTGGTACAAGAGCAGCCTGTACAAGAACCGCTACTTCCAGACCGCCACCCAGACTGCTCTCTGCTCCTCGGCTCTGTTCCATGGGGAGATGTACCCGCCAGGTGAGACCAAAACCGAGCTAAACTTTACGTTGCCCAACATGGGTCAGCAGAACAACTCTGCCGGGGTAGATAGCGTCCTCGAAACCAAGATGGTAGCCGGGCTGACCGACTGGTACGAGACCACGCAAACGGGAGGTCTGCGCAGTGAGGCCCTCAACCACCCCGGCGCGCCAGTTGGCACCAAGGCGACGGCGCCCGGTGACACGCCGCTGTCCTGGTCCTCGGCGGGGGACACCGAGATAGTCAGACTAGACGATGTGCGCGTGTACGAGAACGGATGGGGCGTACCGGAGGTCGTCTATCTCTCAGTGACTCTGGACCTGTTCTTCAATGCCCACCTGCAACATGAAGGCAAGATCCAGGTCAGTCCTTCGGGCGACACACTGACTTCGCTCTACGTACACCCCTACGCGATGATCACCACCGAGTGCACGGGCAAATTGAAGATCCTGTTCGGCTTCGGCAGCGCTTCCTGGTCGATTGCTCCAAGTTTCGGCCTAGGTCTGCCCATCTACTATGTGAATGGGCAGGTGGACGATTCGGCGATGTGCTTCTACTACGGTCTCCAGTCTGCCATGAGGTGGAAGATCGGGGTCGGTAGGTTGCGCATAGGAGGTTGCCGCCAGACAATCCTGATGGGTCCGGGCCACTTCCCTGACAGTGCCCTCTGCAAGGATCCGCCCCTCCCTGGCCTGTGCTCAGGAGCGCCGGCGGTTAGCCTGGCGACAGAGGAGGCCAACGACGCCCCCCAACCTTCCATCGCTACCGACGGCTTCGGTCATACGCAAGCACTGTGGCTGGATGATGACGGGCAGGTAGTGGCTGCGCGGCTGGAGGGACTGACCTGGTCATCGCCGGCGGTTCTGTCCACTGCCGCTGGAGCCGACGGTCCGCGCCTGGCGTACTACGGTCCCGACCGAGCCCTTGCCACCTGGTCTGAGACCAGCCTCACCGGCCAGATCCTGGCTACAGCCACGCTGACCGAGGTGCTGCGTTCTTTGCACGTGGTCTATGCCCTGTGGGATGGAAGCCACTGGTCTGCTCCGGCAAGCCTCACCTCGCCGACGACAGGCGACAGCGACTTGCACCTGGCTGCTTGTCCCGCGACCGAATCCGGTTGTCCCACCGGTGGGGAAGTGACCGCGGTCTGGACGCATGATGCGGCAGGAGTTCTCATTCAGCGCCAGTTCCGCACCTTCACGAGTAGGTTTTCAGGCAAGGACGGAACGTGGAGTCCAGTGCAGCCAGTAGACCCGTCCTCGACCGCATCGGACACGAGCCCGCGTGTGGCCTATCGCCTGGGCAAGGCCCTGGTGACCTGGGTGCGCGACCCCGACCGCAGCCTGTTGACCGTCCAGGACCGCCGCGTGGCGATCCGCACTCTGGACGACATCAGTCCGGTGACCATCCCGACCGAGTTTCCGGGCGGCGTTATTGACCTCGATCTGGCGGCCTCTGGCGGAAAAACCGTGCTCGCTCTGACGCGCACAGACTCGTCAACGGACATTCTGGGCAACCGCGATTACCTCTACGCGGCGGAGCAGGCCTGCCCATCCTGCCCATGGACCTGTCAGCTCGTGGTGGACAGCACGGGTCGCGCCATACGCGCCGAGGCGCCTGTGGTCACTCTGGACGCAGGCGCAGCTGGCTCGATCACCTTCCGGCACCTGGGTATCGGGCCCACCACGGACGAGCTATCGGGAGCCAAGGCACTGGCTTTGGGCAGTTCTGTCTACGTAGCGTCACGAGCGCCTTCTCCCTCTGATCTGCCAGTGGGCGTGCAAACAGGCACGGGCGAGCTGGCGCAGGTGGAATTCGGTTGGGCGAGGCAGGAACCGCGCTTCTTGAGCGGTGACGGAGCGGTATACTGGGACAATCCGGCGGTGTATGATCCCTTGTCGGATAGCACTCTGGTCCTCACCACTCGGCTCGAGTCACGTGCGCCGGGTACTGCCGACGCCACAGCTGCCGCCGCAGAAGCCCGCCTACTCAGTGTTGAGACCGACTCTCCGGTTTCCTTCTCCGGGGTACCTAGGCTTCCGGACCTGGCCGTGGTCGCCATGGACGTCAGTCCCAGGTACCCATTGCCCGGTCAGACAGCGGTAGCCACAGCAGTGATTCGAAACCAGGGCGTCGCCTGGAATGAGGTGCGCGGCGTGGGTCTGGACATCACGGCAACGTGGGATGAGGGGCCAGGACTTGGACAGCTCGCTGGCAAGGCGATGCTGCACTCGCTGAAAGCTGGCGAAACCATCACTGTCACCATGGCACTCACGCAACCAGTCGGCGGATATGACTGGCCGCGGACGCTGATTGTGACCGCCAACCCACGGCAGGCAATCCCCGAAGACAGTAGTGGCAACAATGTATTCACCACTACCGTCGGCGGGATCACTCCGCCGACCGACCTGGGCGCTTCTGCACGCCCGGGGCAACCAGTAGCCTTGCTGCATTGGACACCTTCGGCCGATGAGAGGGTCGCGGGCTACCGTGTCTACCGCTCTGTTGACGGCGGGGCCAGCAAGCCGGCAGGCAGCAGTTTTGTGGCCGGGTGGCTTGACCTCGACGCAAGAGGCGGGCACCGCTACCGTTACACAGTGGCCAGTTTCACCCAGGACGGGCTGGAATCAGAGCCCGGCGCCCCGGTAGAGCTCAGGGTGAGCCAGGCAGTTGGAACCCTGTGTATCCCACTGGTCGTGCGCGCCAGGTAACGCGCACGCGCCTCTCAGTGTCTGGCGACGACGCCGGCAGGCAGCCTGGCGCCAAGGGCGCAATGGCACAGCCGCAGAGACTCCGCATCTCCGGGCGGCGTTTTTCGTCATCGGTAGCAGAGACAAGAGCAAACGAGGAAGGCGCGGCGGTCGCCCACCGCGTTCGACTGCACTTGCTGCTGAGCAGAGGAGAGACAAGATGACGACGTCCCGACTCGGACTACCCGGCCGCGTACTACTCGCCCTGGTCTGCGTGCTCTCGCTGCTTTCGATTGCCGCAGCTCCGAGCACCATCATCTGGCCCAAACAACTCGCCGGCAGCCACGGCGGAGCGTTCCACTTCTATCCTTACCACCATAGCGGCGGCGGCCGCGTTGTGACGATCCAGTTGTACTTTACGCCCGCCGACCCAGTGGCCGTGACTGGCCTGGGCTTTAACCTCTATGGGCCCAATGGCTACCACATCGGCGCGTCCAAGCTCATCAGCACCAAAGGCGGCCTCGGGGTCGCCCAGCTTGCGTACGCGGAATCCAAACCAACTGAGTGGCAGATTCAGGTCTACAACTATCTGCCGGGCACCGAAATGTCCTACACCATCGTGGTCAATGGCGAGCAGCTTGGCACCCGCGTCGTAGAGGTAGAAAAGGAAAAACCAGCCCCACCCGTAGCTTCGCCCAAGCCTGCCACACCGTCGTCTCCCGTCCTGGCGTCAGGACTGCTCACCGGCAAGAGCGGCGGCGCGTTTGTCAAGCGCGAGGTGTGGGTCGCCGAAGGATCAGGCAGCCTGCTCGTAACGCTCAACTGGTCGCCCGATGATGCCTCGATCTCGCGCGGAGTCGGGCTGGTTGCCTACGGGCCTGCTGGCGAGACCATCGAGGGAGTCCACGCCGACTGGACGGGAGAATCGAGCGTTTCCTTGCCAAGAGCCAAGCCCGGACGCTATCTGGTGCAAGTCTACAACTATATGGACAGACTCGTGGTCGGCTGGGTGCTCAAGACCACCGTGGTCAAGTAGGCGCTGCCCGGCGCTCGTCGCAATCCAGCGCGCGGGCACCGCGCCTGTCTGGTCTCACCCCGTGCGCGCCCCGGATCTGCCGTCTGGACCAGTCATCCCCTACGTGCTGCCTGGCGGGCAGCTACCAGGCTACGCCGTGCTGCCGGATGCCACGTAAGAGCCGATACCTCGGATTGAGCACGTACTGCGGATACCCCGGCAGTTCCTTCTTCCGCAGCCATTCTTTATGCCCGGACCGTCGCGAACCCACGGGTCGACTCCTCGCTCGACGCATCTGTCCGCGTGCCCTCCACCAGCTCAGACCCCCCAATCCTCCCTCTAGTAACGCTCCATTGTGAACTGGGCCTGGCAGCGCCGGGGAGGCCCGGCAATGGTTGCGTCTTCTAGCCCCTGGCATCGTCTGGCGGCAGAATCGCCCGCCAGCTCCAGAAGGAACCTACTATGATCAGCCCGCAGCCGATCCACACCGACGGGGTCAGCGTCACGCGCAAGAACAGGCTGCTGACCAGTGTCGAGAAAAAGGGCGTCAGATACGAGGCCGCCACAACCAGGTTCAGGTTGCCGTTGCGCATAGACACGTCCCACAGCGAGTACGCAGCAGCGGTGGAAGCACCCATGAGCATGACGTTCAACGTGGGCAGCCGCCAAGCGACCGCGCCGCCCGAGCGCAGGCCGAACAGCAGAACAAAGACCGCTGCCGTTGCCAGGTTAAAAACCAAGGTCGCCCTGGCGGAATCGCCCGAGCCCCAGGCTCGTGACAGGTTGGAGTAGAAACCCCACGATACTGCGGCCGCAAGTCCCAGGAGGTAGACGGACGGGTTGTCGGCCAGATTGGCCCGCAGGGAGGCCCACGACAGGCCCTTGCCGCCGGTCAGCACCAGAGTGACCCCGAACACGGCCAGTGCCGTGCCAGGCACGATGGCCCAGGTGCTGCGGTTGCCCAGCAGCCACAGCGAGAGCAGCACGGTGCACGCTGGCCACAGATAGTTGACCAGTCCCACCTCTACCGTCTGCGAGCGGTCGCGCGCCCCCCCGAGAGCCAGAAAGACCGTCACGAGGTTGATGACGAACAGGCTCCCACATCCGACAACGTAGCGCCAGGAAAGGCCTTTGGAGCGTGCGGCTCGACGCGAGTTCAGCAGCACGACCGGAACAAGCAGCGCACTGGCCACGATATGCACCATGGCCCCGGCCAGTTCCGGACCCAGTTGCTCCGTGACGCTTCTTCCCAGAGTCACGGTAGTACTCCACAGCAGGATGGCCGCCAGGCCAGCCAACGTGGCCAGCAAAGAGTGTTGTCGTGGCGCCTGAACAGCAGCCGCTTCTTTCGGCATCGGCTACTGCCCGGCGGCCGAGGCGATGCGGGCGAACTCTTCCCTGAGTTGGGAGTAGGCAGCATCGACCTCGTCGCCCTTTCGCGCCAGGTTCTTCAGATGCGTGGCGTAAAAGACCAACCACTCCTCATCGAGAGCCCGAAAAGCGTGGCCCAGCCGCAGCAGCTCGTTGCGCACCTGCCCCGCCTCTTCCGACAGTTTGCGCGCATGGACTCCCGCCTTGATCAGCTCGACCTTGTGCGCCAGGGTCAGCGGCGACACGACCTGCACACCCTGCTTGACCCACTGCCGGAGCAGGCTGTAGCCCTCGGTAACCACGAACCAGTACACCGCCTCGGAAGGCACGTAGAGAAAGGCAAAATCGGCCGAGCCACGTTCGGGCCGCACATAGTCCTCGGCTACCTTGCGCAGGTGCCCCTCTACGTCGCGCAGGAACTGGCGCGTCACCCGCTGACGCTCGGCAGGCAAGGAGCAGTCCAGCAGCCGCCGGTAGTTCTCCAACGGGAACTTGCTGTCGATGCAGATCATGCCCGCCGTAGAACGGATGTTGGCATCCGGCACCAGACCCTCCAGCACGCGCTCGCGGATGCCGAACATGTCGGGCGGCAGTGCATCGGCCAGCACTGCCTCCAGGCCGATCTCACCCAGGAAGCCGCGCTCCGTGGGTGCACGGATCAACTGCTCCAGTGACCGATAGTCGCGCTGGATCTGCTCGGCCGAGCCGGCAATGCGACCTACCTGCTCACCCAGGCCAAGCTTGAGCCAGGCGCCGGAGACAGCGGACTCAACCTCCCCCTGGGGCAGGCGGCGGGTTCGCAGCAGAATCAGCAGCAATGCCAGCGCCACAACCAGCAAGGCGACGATAGCAATCAGCAAGAGCTCGGTGAGCGGCATCTCATCCTCCCCGGTCCATCGCAAGGCGGAGCGTCATCGCTGATGATAACGCAGGGAGACCCACTCGGCAAGCGCACCATTGACGAGTCGCAGGCGGACAAGTAGACTACAATCATGGTCAGTCGACTTGAACGACTCTGGCGCATACCAGACCGGCCGCCGTCAGAACCGGACTGCTTTGTGATTCCCTCCTACGCTCTTGTCTCTCGCACCCAGCCAACAGCGCCGACCAGAGCGCAGATCGACCTGGCCATTGCCTGGTGGAGGCGGTTCCCATCTTCGGTCATCATTATGTCCACCGGAGACAACCAGCACCTGGGTCTACCGAACTCTCGAGTAATGGTCGAGTACGCACGCGCGAACGGCGTTCCAGACGAGAACCTGATCGAGGAGGATCGCTCACTCACGACCTACCAGAATCTGCTCTATTCGCGCCGGATCGTCGATCAGCGTCGCCTGCAGCAGCCGACGCTGGTCACGCTCGACCTGTACACTCGCCGGGCTGTGGCCACAGCGCATCGGATGGGCTGGAACGACGTCTGCTGGCTCTCGGTCTATTCACCGGGCCAGCCTGCTTGCGGCTACAAGTGGCTGCAGACTCATTCACGAGGCACGATTCTGTGCTACGAGGTCTTGGCCATGGCACTTGGCAAAGTACTGGCGTGGAACTGATTGCATCCAAGATGCAGCGGCCTGCCGCCTGACCTTCCACAATGAGGTAGCCATCCTGCAGTCAGAGCGGCGACTTAAGCGAATCGACCAACCGACACTTCTTGGCAGCGGCAGGGACCTGCTGTGGACCACCTCACTGGGCCGCACGTTTCCCGGTTCTTGCTTCAGGCTGCCGCCGGCTTCTGCTATTGCGGAGCCCTGTCATCAGGAAGCAGGTCAAGAGTAAGGGCACGCTTGTCCGTGATTGCCGTGGTAAGGGATGGCCGGCCCTGTCGGGCTCACGCCGCGGTAACGAGATTCAGAGGTGTGGTGTTGGCAGACAGAGCGACAAACCCCGGGGCTCACAAGCTCGGAATGGCGTCCTGCTCGCGAGTCTCAATGTCGTGATAGGCTAGGGTTACATCCTGTACCGCAGATGCGGGTCCTCGAGTGCCGAGGCAGGATGTACGAGTGCGGGCCTCCTTGCCTGCTCTGTCGAAAGGCCACCGCCCCTAGTCGCGCACGCCTTCCATCACATAGCGAGTGAGTTCGTCGACGCTGAGGCCCTGGATGCCCAGCTTGTCGACGGTCCTGCCCTTGCGCCAGTAGTCCGTGTTGTGCACGATGCAGGCCAGGCGCATAATGGCGTCCATTCCCCTCACCGACACGCCGTACTGCTGGCCCAGTGAGGCCATCGGTACCAGACTCATCGGCACGTCCTCAAAGATGTAGCGATGGTTCAGCGTCTTGGGGGCCTTGATGCCATAGTAGCCCTCCTGATTGTGGATGGCTTCGTTGAGGTCCGCCCCAGTGGCATCGTAGGCCCGCTTGAGCCACTCCAGGCCAGTCTGCGCTCGTATACCCAGCGAGGCTGCCACCGTCACCCTCTCCCGATCCAGCACCTCCAGCACTCGAGCTACGGAGGTCGTTACTCCGTCGATATAGAACTCGAACTCGCCACCGGTGGACTCGATGCGCCCCATATTGAGCAGGATCAGCGCCGGATGGAAGATCGCCCCCATATTGTTCAGCCCGGTGTGCAGCACACTGATTCCATCAATGAACTGCGGGTAGGCCGGAGCCAGTGCCGCCAGCACGCGAGAGGTTTGTGGGGCAGGCAGGGCGGCGACCGGTACCGTGTCTTTGATGCGAAAGATGCGCGCTTGCGCCGGGCCGTCCGAGCGGCTGGCATAGATGAACGTTTCCGCCTCGGCGACCACAACATCCGCCTTGCAGCCATTGTCGCTCAGCACCTTGCGGAACTCGATGGCTCCACAAGTTCGGCCGGGATGCAGCACCACGATCTGCCCGTCCCGGAGCACCGGTGCGCATAGCCGGGCTATGTCGGCATGGCCCGAGGAAGGCAGCACCACCATGATGACTGGCGCCCCATCCACTGCCTCACCCATGTCCGACGTCACGTGGTGGATGCGCCCAAACCCGCTCGGGCCGCCTTCATAGCTTTCGAGCTCTATGCCTCCCCGTTGCTTGATGACTCTGACGTTGTCTAGGGTACGGTTAAAGAGCGTCACCTGAAAGCCCATCAGCGCCAGGTGCGCCGCCATAGCCTTGCCGCCGTGCCCCGCGCCAATCACTGCATAGGAGGTCTTTTTCCGTCTCATCTCTTCCCTTCTTTCTCTGTAGGCTTGCCTCTTGGAGCACTGGTTACCCTCACATGGGCCAGCACGCTGGCGATCCGCTGCTCTTCTGCGAGCACCTTGCCGGTGGTGGGCTCGACAGCAACACACGCTCCGCGCTTGTCTGTCCGCACCCTGATCTCCCCCCGGCCGTAACGATTGTTCTGCAGGTGAGGGGCATCCAGCAAACCGCTGGTCACCGCTCGGGCCAGGGTGGGCGCGTCAAGCCAGGGCTCGCTGACACCAGGCTTGCTGAGCCGACGGATGGCCTCCAGCGTCAGGCCGGCCTCGCTCACCAATTCCTCTTTTCGTTCCTGAATCTGAGGATCGGCGTTCATGTCCGGCTGCCCACGCAAGGCGTTGTCCACCGCACGGCGTGCCAGCCGGCAAGCCTCGATCACGTCATCGGCCATGGCCGCGTGCTCCGCCTCGGTATGGCTGACCACATGCAGGATGTGAGGCCTGAGGGCCATCTGCAGGTAGACGCTTGACGCTAGGTGGGCTCTCGCCGCGTCTATCTGCAGCGGGTAGCTCAGCAGACCAGTGCGCGTTTGACGCCAGATACGGAAGTCGGCGGCGGCCAGGGGCTGGATGAGCTCCAGAACGGCCAGCATCTTGGCCAGATCCATGGCATCGGACAGGCTGGGAGGGCTATTGAACATGAAGGGCGCGATATAGTCGTGCACTCCGCAGGCGCGAGCATTGTAGGCCGCCAGGTATGAGGCCACGACAAAGATGACATCCGGGGCCTCGCGCAACCCCCAGTGGTGAGCCTCGTTGAGCTCCACGGGTATGTTACGCTCAGCGTACCAGGAGATAACCTCCTGGTGTTGTCGGATCGAGCCTTCCAGGTCCCACGGGCCACGACCGTCCATCTGGTTGAACCAGAACAACGGGATCGCCGCCCAGGCGTTGTGTATCGTGTCGACGTACAGCTCGGCCAGCCGCACAAAATCGTCCGTGCCAGAGTAGGTCCTCATCAGCGGATAGTTGCCACAGCGACTGGCAGCGTAGAGAGCGCGGTAGTCATCAGCGCTGCGCACCGGCACTCCGCCCGCCCCGCGACGGCGGGGGTCCTGCCGCTCAGGATGGAAAAAGTTCTCCTGCGCGTCCTGGTCGATCCCCAGCGAGATCACATCCAGAACCCTCGCTTCGGCGATTCGCGCGACCCCTTCGAGCGTGGCTTCCATAGTGGGCAGGCCAAAGTGGTGCCGCACAACGGGGTAGGGTGATTTCCAGGAGATGCGTTCGACGGTTGTCTGAGGAAAATCCGTACTCGCCCGTTGCGCCAGAGGCTTGCCCTTGAGGTACGCCAGTACCTCCTCAGCAGACTGATGGCCGTCAAAGACCTGCTCAAAGAACCCAAAAGCTCGCGCGCGCTCCGCGACAGGCGGGGTCCCGCCAAAGCAAAAGCGGACGCCACTCGACCTCAGCTCGTCGGCTTCTTCGGCGAATTCGCCCAACAGCGCCTCGCCGGTCTCGGGAGTCAGACGGTAGGAGACGCCAACCAACTCGGCATGCTCGCGTCGGGCGGCGGCCAGCAGGTCGGAGATGGATACCGCCGGGCCCAGGAACACAGTCCTCCAACCTGCCGCTTCTGCCAGGCGCAAGAAGTTGGTCACCCCGGCTACGTGGACACACTCACCCAGGGCGGCAGCTACGACCGTTCTCATATGGTTCCCTCCTTCCACACGGGCAACCAGGTCGTCAACGTCGCTCTTCTGCCAGAGGAAGAGTCACGAGGGCGGAAGCAGAGCAAGTTGCTATTCTAGT belongs to Chloroflexi bacterium ADurb.Bin180 and includes:
- the wapA_2 gene encoding tRNA3(Ser)-specific nuclease WapA precursor — its product is MSSRRRFCAALVAGLVLSSISFVVAQSPVSIKLERARLGQVMLNAAADATVDSSFPDTPLGASRYLVAGYLSRPLAIQRAFVRFDLTPLAGASIDQARLELYLDSWTGAASTLISYCQVLGTWTEGTITWNYKPSSGGICGQREVGTSRGWVAWDVTALARAWLQGPNYGLVLSAAEGSINATRTFFSLNNGEGAPRLIVTYSSLTPTATASAAATLTPAITPTRTSTVTPTPGGWAALYAPSTAYAGGQVTVAGVGWPAGGAVVLELVRGPDRRSCGSGVAASNGTLKATCGIPSDYPVGNVTLSGTSGAKNGSASMTILAGPLLTLYPTSGRPGTAVSYSLSNWLPGASWRLDYAGAPVFGPEPLSASAFQSSFLVPSDRPSPLGSVCEVRASMIVLGQTVATAAVTFQSLSPQIVLPYSLSALTLPAGRIAPGQQFTVTGKISPAPRGPLSHFRLSAMWEDGEGHHWPVGIDPAIGPGGYYTISIRAPTVLGGDAWPLANAGDTLRVNLLEQGRSGCVSAWAAWPQHDPLELVIRPYDVETGGPIAALVSHYPAPETETEGPLMIEYYHGSSQITDFSSHEDSGAGQDALADAMKWRIMCGELDHLTQVATVIGASFAPLHPEEPYLQPQDFSLLQLAGSQWTLVQAGPGAAASSAASAAIQPYVEPSAAKGTSDPTPGRERFVVLVDGLKLGYGYQGKGEVYQFYLWYHPLVGYEDIHGNPIQMPIQVPMVKFSSGVIQAYLTLQGASFSGGEWYLIDLRPIGGWCNLGMLRLFEDPENPWKLQDVQLMYNGHELGSFQKAGEGGYGTDCEGNPGKFATVWEKGLPYPDDNLVEPGVTHYAFGIRLVTVQGARYEHYWNINLSPIPAWYKSSLYKNRYFQTATQTALCSSALFHGEMYPPGETKTELNFTLPNMGQQNNSAGVDSVLETKMVAGLTDWYETTQTGGLRSEALNHPGAPVGTKATAPGDTPLSWSSAGDTEIVRLDDVRVYENGWGVPEVVYLSVTLDLFFNAHLQHEGKIQVSPSGDTLTSLYVHPYAMITTECTGKLKILFGFGSASWSIAPSFGLGLPIYYVNGQVDDSAMCFYYGLQSAMRWKIGVGRLRIGGCRQTILMGPGHFPDSALCKDPPLPGLCSGAPAVSLATEEANDAPQPSIATDGFGHTQALWLDDDGQVVAARLEGLTWSSPAVLSTAAGADGPRLAYYGPDRALATWSETSLTGQILATATLTEVLRSLHVVYALWDGSHWSAPASLTSPTTGDSDLHLAACPATESGCPTGGEVTAVWTHDAAGVLIQRQFRTFTSRFSGKDGTWSPVQPVDPSSTASDTSPRVAYRLGKALVTWVRDPDRSLLTVQDRRVAIRTLDDISPVTIPTEFPGGVIDLDLAASGGKTVLALTRTDSSTDILGNRDYLYAAEQACPSCPWTCQLVVDSTGRAIRAEAPVVTLDAGAAGSITFRHLGIGPTTDELSGAKALALGSSVYVASRAPSPSDLPVGVQTGTGELAQVEFGWARQEPRFLSGDGAVYWDNPAVYDPLSDSTLVLTTRLESRAPGTADATAAAAEARLLSVETDSPVSFSGVPRLPDLAVVAMDVSPRYPLPGQTAVATAVIRNQGVAWNEVRGVGLDITATWDEGPGLGQLAGKAMLHSLKAGETITVTMALTQPVGGYDWPRTLIVTANPRQAIPEDSSGNNVFTTTVGGITPPTDLGASARPGQPVALLHWTPSADERVAGYRVYRSVDGGASKPAGSSFVAGWLDLDARGGHRYRYTVASFTQDGLESEPGAPVELRVSQAVGTLCIPLVVRAR
- the yddG gene encoding Methyl viologen resistance protein YddG: MPKEAAAVQAPRQHSLLATLAGLAAILLWSTTVTLGRSVTEQLGPELAGAMVHIVASALLVPVVLLNSRRAARSKGLSWRYVVGCGSLFVINLVTVFLALGGARDRSQTVEVGLVNYLWPACTVLLSLWLLGNRSTWAIVPGTALAVFGVTLVLTGGKGLSWASLRANLADNPSVYLLGLAAAVSWGFYSNLSRAWGSGDSARATLVFNLATAAVFVLLFGLRSGGAVAWRLPTLNVMLMGASTAAAYSLWDVSMRNGNLNLVVAASYLTPFFSTLVSSLFLRVTLTPSVWIGCGLIIVGSFWSWRAILPPDDARG